ACCTGGAGTTCGAGTACGTCCAGTGGATCGGCGCGGTCGCCGACGTGCTCCGCCCGGCCGGCGCCCCGATCGACGCCCTGCACATCGGTGGTGGCGGCTTCACCGTGCCGAACTACCTGCGCGCCACCCGCCCCGGCAGCGACCAGCTGGTCCTCGAGCTCGACGGTGAGCTGGTCGAGCTGGACAGACGCGAACTCGGCCTGGTCACCGGCCCCGACCTGCGGGTCCGGGTGGGCGACGCCCGGGTCGGCCTGACCGAGCGCCCCGCGGCGGGTTACGACCTGGTGGTCGGCGACGCCTTCGGCCACCAGGTGGTGCCCTGGCACCTGGCCACCCGGGAGATGGCCGCCGAGATCTCGCGCACCCTGCGGGACGACGGCGTCTACGCCCAGAACGTGATCGACTACCCGCCGGACCGGTTCATCCCGACCGAGGTGGCGACCGTCATGGCCGTCTTCCCGCACGTCGCGCTGATCGCCCCGGCGGACGCCCTGGCCGGCGAGGCCGGCTCCAACTTCGTCATCGTGGCTTCGCGCCGCCCGCTGCCGCTGGCGGCGCTCATCGCCCGGCTGGCCCGGATCGAGAAGCCGGTCGAGGTACTCACCGGCGACGAGCTCGCCCGGTACGTCGGCAGCGCCCGGGTGCTGACCGACGACTACGCGCCGACGGACCAACTTTTGGGGTGATTCGGGCAGTCTGGGGAGCGATTCGCGACGGGTTTTGGTGTGCGCCATCGGAGCGTGAGCTGATCGGGCGAGAATCGGCGCATGGGGCGTACGGAGCGAAACGGTCATGTGGGATCGCTTCGTATCGCCGGGCGTTATCGCCTCGTCGAGAAGCTCGGCACCGGTGGCATGTCCGTGGTCTGGCGTGGTTACGACGAGACGCTGGGCCGTGAGGTCGCGGTCAAGGTGCTCTCCTCGCAGCTGGCCGAGGACCGCACGTTCCGGGACCGGCTCCGGCAGGAGGCGCTGGCCGCCGCCCGGCTCTGCCACCCGCACATCACCGGCGTCTACGACTTCGGTGAGGCGCTGCTCACCGACCAGCGGCTGACCGTCCCCTACGTGGTGATGGAGCTGAACGACGGCGAGTCGGTCGGCGCCCGGATCGGCCGGCAGGGCTCGCTGGACTGGCGCGAGGCCGTGATGGTCTGCGCCGAGGTCGCCTCGGCGCTCGCCACCGCACACGCCCGCGGCGTCGTGCACCGGGACGTCACCCCGGCCAACGTGATGCTCACCGGCTCCGGCGCCAAGGTGGTCGACTTCGGCATCTCGGCGGTGGTCGGCCAGCGGGACGCCGGCCCGGACGGCAGCCTGCTCGGCACCCCCGCCTATCTGGCCCCGGAACGGCTCGCCGGCGCCCAGGTCTCCGCGGCCACCGACGTGTACGCCCTCGGCCTCCTGCTCTACCGCGCCCTCACCGGCCGGATGCCGTGGCCCGCCGAGAGCACCGCCGAGGCCCTGCGCGCCCACCTGTACGCCGACCCCGACCCGGTCCCGGACCTCCCCGGCATGCCGCCCGCCGTCGCCGACCTGTGCCTGCGCTGCCTCGCCAAGGACCCGGCCGACCGCCCGCCCTCGGCTGAACTCGCCCGCGCCCTGGCCGCCACCGTCGGGGTCCGCCCGATCATCCCGCCGCTGCGTCCGGGCGAGCTGTCCACAGTTCCGGCCGTCCCGGCCGCCCGGGGCGTGGCCCCCGCACCCGCCGACGGCAAGGGCCGCCTCGGCGGCACCCAGGTCCTCAAGCTGCGACTCCGCGCCGGCCTGCGGATCGGCGCCCTGCTCCGGCTGGGCCGGGTGCGGCCGCTGGGCGGCGGCGTCTTCGTCGGCTCCCGGCCGCGCCGCAACCGCCCGGCGGCGGCACGGAACCGGCTGTCGGCGGTCGCCGCCCTGGCCAGCGTGGTCCTGCTGGCCGGCAGCGCACTCAGCTGGTCGGCCCGGCGGGAGGCCGCCGACGCCGGCCGCTCCAGCGCCTCGGCCGCCGGTCCCGCCTCGGGCGGCGGCGCGGTGCAACGGGTCCGCTGCGCCGTCCGTTACCAGGTAAGGCGCGACTCGGGCGGCACCTTCGAGGCGCGACTGACCGTGCAGACGACCGGCGGCACGAACGGCTGGCGCGTCGACTTCTCCTTCCCCGGCGGTCAGCGGCTGGCCGGCACGCCGAAGTCGGTCGCCCAGCGCGGCCGGCACGTCATGATCCATGGCCAGGGCCGGAGCCGGGTGGTCACGCTGCGCGGCGGCTACCGGGAGCGCAACCCGCTGCCGCTCTCGTTCGCCATGAACGGGCACCCGTGCCGGGCCGAGGTGCTCGGCAGCGTCAGCGAACCGGCCCCGGTCGCGGACGACTCGGTGAGCGCGGCCTCGGCCGAGGACCGCCCCGGCCCCGAGGAGACCATCCGCAAACGCAAGCGCCCGTCGTCGCGGCCCGGCACCGGCTCCCGCAAGCCGCAGCCGCCACCGCCACCGGCCGGCCGCTCGCAACCGCCCCCGGCCAAACGCGGCGGTGGCTTCTCTCTCGCTCTCTGATCAAAGGGGTCAGGTCGCGCGGATAGGGTCGACTCCATGACAAGACTGGCAGTGGTCACCGGTGGTGGCACCGGAATCGGCCGGGCGACGGCCGGCATGCTCGCGGGCGAGGGTTACGACGTGATCATCGTGGGGCGGCGTCCCGAGGTGCTCGCGGACGCGGTGAAATGGATCGGCCCGCAGGCCTCGGCGATCACCGCGGACGCCGCCGACCCGGCACAGATCCCCGCGGTGGTCGACGCGATCGCCGGCCGCGCGGTGGACGTCCTGGTCAACAACGCCGGCGCGTTCATCGGCGGCGACGAGGACAGCCTCGACGCGGTCGCCGCGCGCTGGCGGGCGAACCTCGACTCCAACGTGCTCACCGCCGTGCTGATGACCACGGCGCTGCTGCCGCTGCTCCGCCGCCCGGGCGGCAAAATCATCCTGACCAGCTCGATCGCGGCCCAGCGGGGCGGCGGCGGGCCCTACTCCGCGGCCAAGGCCGCCCTGCACGGGTACGTGCTGGACCTCGCCACCAAGCTTGGCGCCGAGGGCATCACGGCCAACGTGATCTCGCCCGGATACATCACCGACAGCGAGTTCTTCGACGGCCGGATGACCGCGGAAGGGCACGCCTCGCGGGTCGACGCGTCGCTGCTGAAGCGGGCCGGCGAGCCGTCGGACATCGCCGAGGCGGTGCGCTGGCTGACCGGTCCGGGCGGCGGCTTCGTCACCGGTCAGATCATCAACGTCAACGGCGGGACCGTCCTGGGTCGCTGAATCCATTTTCGGTACGCGTAAAGCCCCTGCCCGTGGTACCCGGTGGCCGGATCACCCGGCCGCCGGGCCGGGCGGTCGCGGTCAGTGGCTTCCGCCGGGTCGGGCCGTCCCGCTCATCGGTGGCCGGGTGCGCGTCACGGGCGGCCGGTCCCGGTCATTGGCGGCCGGGTTTCGTCTTTGGCGGCCGGTTTCCGTCTTTGGCCGCCGGTTCCCGTCTTTGGCGGCCGGTTTCCGTCTTTGGCCGCCGGTTCCCGTCTTTGGCGGCCGGTTTCCGTCTTTGGCCGCCGGTTCCCGTCTTTGGCCGCCGGTTCCCGTCATTGGCCGCCGCCGGTGAACCGGCCCTCGTCCGGCCGGTTCGGCCGGAACCGCAGGCCGGACCAGCGCTCGTCGATCGCCACCTGCCCGCACGGCCGCATGTCGAAATCGGCCACGATGGGCCAGAGGGTGTCCCGGTTGATGTCCGCCTTATTGCCCTTCGGATAGGCGATCCAGAACGCGCCCGGCTTGTCGAGGTCGGCCCGGTGCTCGGTGAGCTGCTCCCGCACACTGGCGGCGTCCTCGGCGAAGAGCACAGCGGTGCCGGCCGCGGCCAGCGTCCCGGTCTCGCGCACGCCCTCCGGCATCGGCGTGAGCAGCGGCAGGCGAGCCGGTTGGTTGAGCCAGACGGTGGAGTTCGGCTTGATCAACAGCTTCTCGGCGATCGTTTTGCTCATGTGCTGAGACTTCCATTCAGGGGTGGGTCCGGGTCGGGTTTGCGCCGAAGCCAGCCGCCCGGCGGCCGCCTGGTGGCGGACGAGCCCCGTCGCCCCGGGCGCCCGGCCGGTGTGCTGCCCGCATGGCTTCCTCCTGCCGCTGGACTTCGGATGCCCACGCAGCTTGGCCCAGATCTCGTGAACTCGCATCCGAGCCTGTGGACAACGGCGGAATGTGGATAACTCCGGTTCTGTCGGTGGGGGCTGGTAGACATGCCGGGTGACCGAGACGACGCGAAACACGGCCGGAGCGGCTGAGCGGGCGAGTGTGCGGGAGCGCGCCGAGGAGGTGCTGCGCCGGCTCGCCGGCGAGCACGCGAGACTGCGTGAGGATCAGTGGCGCGCCATCGAGGCGCTCACCGTGGACCGCCGGCGGGTGCTCTGCGTGCAGCGCACCGGCTGGGGCAAGTCGGCGGTCTACTTCGTGGCCACCGCCCTGCTGCGGGCCGCCGGCTCCACCGGCCCCACGGTGATCGTGTCCCCGCTGCTCGCCCTGATGCGTAACCAGGTGGACGCGGCCGCCCGGGCCGGCATCCGCGCCCGCACCATCAACTCGGCAAATCTCGAGGAGTGGTCCGAGATCGAGCAGGAGGTCCGGGCCGGCACGGTCGACGTGCTGCTGATCAGCCCCGAGCGGCTGAACAACCCCGACTTCCGCGACAACGTGCTTCCCGGCCTGGCGCACAGCACCGGCCTGCTGGTGGTCGACGAGGCGCACTGTGTCTCGGACTGGGGTCACGACTTCCGGCCGGATTATCGGCGACTGCGGACCTTCCTCGGTGGACTCCCGGCCAGCACCCCGGTGCTCGCCACCACCGCGACCGCCAACGCGCGGGTCACCGCCGACGTCGCCGACCAGCTCGGCGACGCCCTGGTGCTGCGCGGCCCGCTGGACCGTGACTCGCTGCGCCTCGCGGTGCTCCGGCTACCCGACCCGGCGCACCGGCTGGCCTGGCTCGCCGACCACCTCGAGCGGCTGCCCGGCTCCGGCATCGTCTACACACTGACCGTCGCCGGCGCGACCGAGGCGGCTGACTTCCTGCGCTCCCGCGGGTTCGCCGTCGCGACCTACACCGGCAAGGTCGAGGACGCCGAGCGCCGAGCCGCCGAGCAGGACCTGCTGGACAACAAGATCAAGGCGCTGGTGGCCACCTCCGCGCTCGGCATGGGCTTCGACAAGCCGGATCTCGGCTTCGTCGTCCACCTGGGCGCGCCGAATTCACCGATCGCCTATTACCAGCAGGTCGGCCGGGCCGGCCGGGCCGTCGAGCACGCCGAGGTGGTGCTGCTGCCCGGCCCGGAGGACGCGGCGATCTGGCGTTATTTCGCCTCGCTCGCCTTCCCGCCGGAGGAGCAGGTGCGGGCGGTGCTGACCCAGCTCTCCGCCGAGCGGCCGCTGTCCACCCAGGCCCTGGAGCCGCTCGTCGACCTGCGTCGCAACCGGTTGGAGCTGCTGCTCAAGGTGCTCGACGTGGACGGCGCGGTGCGTCGCACGCGCGGCGGCTGGCTCGCCACCGGCGAGCCGTGGACCTATGACACCGCCCGGTTGCGGCGCGTCGCCGAGGCCCGCGACACCGAGCAGCAAACCATGCTTGAGTACGCAGTGACCCCCACCTGCCGGATGGAGTTCCTCCGCCGGTGTCTCGACGACCCGGAGGCGGCGCCCTGCGGCCGGTGTGACAACTGCGCCGGCCCGCTCTTCGACGCCGACGTGTCGTCCGGTTCGCTGGCCGCCGCCGAGGCGTTCCTCGGCCGGCCCGGCGTGGAGGTCGCGCCGAAAAAGATGTGGCCCACCGGCATGGCCGCCGTCGGCATCTCGCTGAAAGGCAAGATCGGCCCCGCCGAGCAGATCGAGCCCGGCCGGGCCGTCGGCCGCCTCTCCGACCTGGGCTGGGGCGCGCGCCTGCGCGGCGTGGTCGGCCCGGACGCGCCGGACGCGCCGATCCCGGCCGAGCTGGCCGCCGCGGTTGTCGAGGTTCTCAAGGCCTGGGCCCGGGGCGACGACGCCTGGTCCCAGCGCCCGGCCGGCGTCGTCGCCATCGGCTCCCGCCGTCATCCACAGCTTGTCCACAGCCTCGCCGACCACATCGCAACGATCGGCCGCCTGCCGTTACTCGGCAGCCTGCCCTCGACCCGCTCCGGGGCGGACACCTTCCGGGGCAACAGCGCCCAACGGGTCCGCGCCCTGCACGACGCCTTCCCGGTCCCGCCCGACCTGGCCGCCGCCGTGTCCGCTCACCCCGGCCCGCTGCTCCTGGTCGACGACCTGGTCGACTCCGGCTGGACGATGACCCTGGCGGGCCGAGTCCTCCGCAGGTCCGGGGCCGACGCCGTCCTCCCGCTCGCCCTCGCGGTGGCCGGCTGACCAAAGACCCGCCCACCCAGCCCCGCCCCACGGTCGGCTCGTCCCACGGTCGGCTCGTTCTGCGGTCGGCTCGTTCTGCCGTCCGCTCGTCCCGTGGTCCGTTTGTCACGGGCAGGCGCCTCGTTGCCCATGATCCGCTGGTCACGGGCGGTGTGCTTATCGCCCCCGGTCGTTTGTCGCGCGCGGTGCACCCGCCGCCGGAGGTCCGGTCGGCGCGGCGCGGTGGGCCGGCAGCCGGAGGTGCGCTCCTCGTGCGCGGTGCTCGTCGTGCGCGATCCGCTCGTTCTGCGGTCCGTTCGCTCGGTGGTCCGTTTTGCTCAGGCCCGGGCGAGGTCAGGGCCGGGCGAGGTCAGGGTGGGCGAGGTCAGGGTGGGCGAGGATGGCGTTCCGAGTGGGGCGGCGGTCGAGCTCCATGTAGCGGGAGGCGCCTTCGAGAGGGGTGAAGCCGGAGCGGCGGTACACCTCGTGGGCGTCGCGGGTGGCGAGCAGGAGGCGGAGGATGCCGCGGGCGGTCATGTCCTCGACGATGCTGTCGACGAGCCAGCCGCCCAGGCCGCGGCCGCGGTGTGCCTGGTCGACGAAGACGTCGCAGACCCAGGCGAAGGTGGCGCCGTCGGTGACCACCCGGGCGAAGGCGACCTGCTCGTCACCGGCGAGGACCGAGTAGGGCACGGAGCCGGCGATCGAGCGGCTGACCAGCTCGTGCGATCTGCCGGTGGCCCAGTAGGACTCCTCGTCCAGCCAGCGGTGCACTCGATCGACGTCGACCCGGGTCGCGTCGTCGGTCAGGACGTAGCCGTTGCGCTCGCGGTTTCCCACGGATGACTCCTTTGCCGTTTGGATTCCGTCGGCATGGTGTCACGCCGACCGCTCCGGCCCGCCAACTCATTCCCACTGATTGACGAAGAACGAGCCACCCACGCTGACGGCCGCCGGCGCCGGGGTGTGACAGTTCGCGGATACCGGCGGGGGGTATGCTGGGCGCATGTCCGACGAGCCGACTCCGCAGCACGGACCGCATGGTTACTCCGGGGACAAGGCGGCCCTGGTCAGCCGCCTGCGCCGGATCGAGGGGCAGATCCGCGGCCTGCAGCGGATGGTCGACGAGGACACCTATTGCATCGACGTCCTGACCCAGATCTCCGCGGCGAAAAGCGCGTTGCAGGCGGTCGCGGTCGGCCTGCTGGAGGACCACCTGGCCCACTGCGTGGTGGACGCGGCCCGGGCCGGCGACCCCTCCGCCAAGGTCAAGGAGGCGTCCGACGCGATCGCCCGGTTGA
Above is a genomic segment from Actinoplanes ianthinogenes containing:
- a CDS encoding serine/threonine-protein kinase, which gives rise to MGRTERNGHVGSLRIAGRYRLVEKLGTGGMSVVWRGYDETLGREVAVKVLSSQLAEDRTFRDRLRQEALAAARLCHPHITGVYDFGEALLTDQRLTVPYVVMELNDGESVGARIGRQGSLDWREAVMVCAEVASALATAHARGVVHRDVTPANVMLTGSGAKVVDFGISAVVGQRDAGPDGSLLGTPAYLAPERLAGAQVSAATDVYALGLLLYRALTGRMPWPAESTAEALRAHLYADPDPVPDLPGMPPAVADLCLRCLAKDPADRPPSAELARALAATVGVRPIIPPLRPGELSTVPAVPAARGVAPAPADGKGRLGGTQVLKLRLRAGLRIGALLRLGRVRPLGGGVFVGSRPRRNRPAAARNRLSAVAALASVVLLAGSALSWSARREAADAGRSSASAAGPASGGGAVQRVRCAVRYQVRRDSGGTFEARLTVQTTGGTNGWRVDFSFPGGQRLAGTPKSVAQRGRHVMIHGQGRSRVVTLRGGYRERNPLPLSFAMNGHPCRAEVLGSVSEPAPVADDSVSAASAEDRPGPEETIRKRKRPSSRPGTGSRKPQPPPPPAGRSQPPPAKRGGGFSLAL
- a CDS encoding SDR family NAD(P)-dependent oxidoreductase — its product is MTRLAVVTGGGTGIGRATAGMLAGEGYDVIIVGRRPEVLADAVKWIGPQASAITADAADPAQIPAVVDAIAGRAVDVLVNNAGAFIGGDEDSLDAVAARWRANLDSNVLTAVLMTTALLPLLRRPGGKIILTSSIAAQRGGGGPYSAAKAALHGYVLDLATKLGAEGITANVISPGYITDSEFFDGRMTAEGHASRVDASLLKRAGEPSDIAEAVRWLTGPGGGFVTGQIINVNGGTVLGR
- a CDS encoding RecQ family ATP-dependent DNA helicase; the encoded protein is MTETTRNTAGAAERASVRERAEEVLRRLAGEHARLREDQWRAIEALTVDRRRVLCVQRTGWGKSAVYFVATALLRAAGSTGPTVIVSPLLALMRNQVDAAARAGIRARTINSANLEEWSEIEQEVRAGTVDVLLISPERLNNPDFRDNVLPGLAHSTGLLVVDEAHCVSDWGHDFRPDYRRLRTFLGGLPASTPVLATTATANARVTADVADQLGDALVLRGPLDRDSLRLAVLRLPDPAHRLAWLADHLERLPGSGIVYTLTVAGATEAADFLRSRGFAVATYTGKVEDAERRAAEQDLLDNKIKALVATSALGMGFDKPDLGFVVHLGAPNSPIAYYQQVGRAGRAVEHAEVVLLPGPEDAAIWRYFASLAFPPEEQVRAVLTQLSAERPLSTQALEPLVDLRRNRLELLLKVLDVDGAVRRTRGGWLATGEPWTYDTARLRRVAEARDTEQQTMLEYAVTPTCRMEFLRRCLDDPEAAPCGRCDNCAGPLFDADVSSGSLAAAEAFLGRPGVEVAPKKMWPTGMAAVGISLKGKIGPAEQIEPGRAVGRLSDLGWGARLRGVVGPDAPDAPIPAELAAAVVEVLKAWARGDDAWSQRPAGVVAIGSRRHPQLVHSLADHIATIGRLPLLGSLPSTRSGADTFRGNSAQRVRALHDAFPVPPDLAAAVSAHPGPLLLVDDLVDSGWTMTLAGRVLRRSGADAVLPLALAVAG
- a CDS encoding GNAT family N-acetyltransferase, producing MGNRERNGYVLTDDATRVDVDRVHRWLDEESYWATGRSHELVSRSIAGSVPYSVLAGDEQVAFARVVTDGATFAWVCDVFVDQAHRGRGLGGWLVDSIVEDMTARGILRLLLATRDAHEVYRRSGFTPLEGASRYMELDRRPTRNAILAHPDLAHPDLARP
- a CDS encoding metal-sensitive transcriptional regulator, with the translated sequence MSDEPTPQHGPHGYSGDKAALVSRLRRIEGQIRGLQRMVDEDTYCIDVLTQISAAKSALQAVAVGLLEDHLAHCVVDAARAGDPSAKVKEASDAIARLIKS